The following DNA comes from Erigeron canadensis isolate Cc75 chromosome 3, C_canadensis_v1, whole genome shotgun sequence.
TGTTGATGGACCAACCCAATTCTACCCATACTTAAGAATGACCCGTTCCAGTCCAAACTACTATTGACCTGTTATCATCGTGTTTTGACACATTTCACTCTAgtacaatattatataaatgtttgtacactaaatttttctacttttaaCTTGGTAAGATTGTAAGAACTTCAATAACACATTGTAACATGAAAATCTTACAGATATATTGAGAGGATTGCACTTGTCTCGTCAGGCAGCGGCATAATAAAACAAAGTAGCAAAAGAGTTGTGGAATGGATGTATAAGATACAAGAATGGAACCCAAAGTTTTTCACCCTTTCCCACATCCCCGAAAAGTATCACATTTATGTATCCAAGTTTATAAGACGTGTAATTATTGCTCGAATGTCGGAGGCTCCTGACCTAGCCGCTGCTTACCATACCAAACTTAAAGAAGCTTATGAGACCGAAGAGAAATTACATAACCCGCAGGTGTTACAAAGAAGTGAACAACATCTTATAAAGCTCCTTGATGAAGTTGAAATGCAACTCGAAGAAACATTGTACCTAGCCAGCGATGAGTTTACACTAGCAGATGTAATGTTGGTTCCTATATTGGCCCGACTAACCCTTTTGGGTTTGGAGAAAACATATATAAGTGATAGACCAAAGTTAGCGGAGTATTGGATGTTGGTGCAGACAAGGCCGAGTTATAAGATTGTGATAGGGAAGTATTATCATGGGTGGAGGAGACGGAAAACACTGTTGAAAACATGGTGCATTATTCGTATGAGATGTATGTTCAAACGGTATTGAACCAGGCGTATAAGTAAAGGTATtgttacttttttgtttatcatGTCAACTGCATCATGATATTGATTGATGTTTTTTTGTAGGATTATGGGTATTCTACCATTACTTCTCTTCAATGTCAAATGTTCTGTATATTAGTTATGTAATGTACTGGACAGAAAATTGTAAATGTTGCATTACTAAAGTCTAAAATAACATTGTGTTGACCGTTTTTCAATAAAGACCTATGTTTGCAAGTGAGTAAAGATTACGATGCATATAGGTTATGTGAGggtcaatattttttttatttgaaacaaaagGTGCTCTCTTTTTGGTCTTTATTGGTCTTAAGAGCAGGCCTAAATATTAGGCCGTGTGCCTGTGTCAGTGTGCAATGGAGCAAGAGCCCATATCCATATAAGAgtctatatttttattctttagtCCAATTAAAGGCTCATTCCCAAACAAATGTTGTAACGTATTTTTGTTCCAGTTTTATCGATTATAGGCCTATATTTTTGTTCATGTGACTCTCCCCACTATTTATGCTCCCAGGTACGAGACCCAATCCCTCTATGGTGGGTATGTGGCTTTCATATTGAGTTCGTAAATGGTGTGAATTATTCAGAAGTGTCTATTGAGTTTGTAATAAACTGGGTGCGGCATTGCCTATTATATATGTTGGTCCTACACAGTACACGTACACTTGATGATTATGTGGTACTCGTAACTATCACGATTGGTGATGCTATGTCAAATATTATCAACCATAATGAAGTTGTTTACGCTAATCAACTTAGCCAACTCTTGCCATTGATCATAAACCGAGGAAGGCAACTAATTATATTGCTTACATTACTTGTGAATGGAAGATAAGTCACGTAAGTTTTGCTTATATCGTGACGCAATTCACACAATAACGTCTATCGGGATTTCATCAAGAATCTGACCTCACTGCCTATCAGTGAACTACGCAATCGACAGATTAATCGCTATTTTTAGTACAATAGCAAAGACAATGAGAACTATCAAAGAAAGTAGACAATTATATTGATCAACAACCGAAgacttttttccttttgttgAAAGAACAACGTACGAATAAGGGCTGGTTATCCTGGATAACTCATTGACTATAAACGATTTTATACATCCGCACTTATAACCAACGCCGAGTAGTCGAAATCTACGGTTTCATCGAAGAAATTCGCTGCTCGAAAGCCCACAACGATAAACCAGCTGGTTGCCCTTTAATCGAACTAAAacccatatatattatatgttatcATCACAGATACGTATGTATGTATACTATAgtagtatttaaattaattcCACAACGCGCGTACGTCACACTAATAAGCTTAATTTTACATTGGTTCATATGGGCGGTGGTTTAACTTTGACGCTCGCTCTCCATCCgacccccatatatatatatccccaTCCCTATCTATCCCTGTTCCAAAcatatctctctctcacacataTATATCTGTTCAGTGCAGTGGTGAGAAATTCTCAATAAAGGAGATATATAGATCAAAGATGGCGTCTGGTGCTGTATCTTGAAATTCACCACCATAAATTAATAGGATATACTAAGTACTCTACCAACTTTAATTTAATACGACTACCCCATTCTTCTTTCTTACGTTgtccaatattatatatacataatattcCATTCAGTGGCCGTCTTCTTCATTGCTTTCTCTTTACTATTTTAAAGTGTAACgatattctctctctctcttttcttttgaaGCACACACAAATTTAAGAAATGTTAAGAATCTTGAAAAAAGTGATAAAGGGTGTTTAAAAAGACTtgatccttttcttttttaatactATACGGTGTGTGTTTTTACgtcattaaatataaatttgatccaatacaattatatttcttcttccggatattatattttattatcatacgagtatttttttttgttaggattattGTAGATTACGTGTATATATAGCTAGATATACAGAGAGAGTagtgtatattaattaaatatatatcatgcTGGATCATCAACGTAATGGGTTGGTGGCCGGAAATGAGATGGAGGCGGTGGGGAGGTGGTCGGTGTTGTTTTATGGGGTGGGTCATATGCTAAATGACATAACAGCTGCCTGCTGGTTTActtatcttttggtttttatCACCGATATTGGTTTATCCCCCAGGTATATATATTTCCTAACTTAATTTGTTAGCTAGCTTCAAcgctttttaattttttttatatattacgagtattagtCTAATTACTagtattaaacatgtaaaatcATCACAAAGGTCTctcatgatcatcatctttCAACCAAAATGTGGGCAGGTCGGGACAATATATTAATTGCTGGGTTTTCCAAAATACCTATATTAATTTAACAAGAATAAGATACTTTGTAGATACACATAGATTAAATGTTAAGGAATAAATATAACAAGAAATTAATAAAACTGTTATCATATTTCAAAGTAAAATATGAATTTATATTAATCTACGTACTTAACGTTCTTCTTGGTAGTCCTAAATGGCATGGGTCGCATGATGTGATACCAATGCAATCCCAACCCAATAATTAAACGTGTTAGGCGTATCAACTGGTTAATTTATGACCCAAACCTGCTTCACAAAAACGCAAACCTGTTTATCTGTGTTGGGTTTGTGTCGTCTTGCTGGctgtttcatttatatatattatactaaaaccaaaataatgttGGGTTGTTTTTGTATTTAAGGGATGCTGCTACTGTTATGCTTTCTGGTCAGATAGCTGATGGATTGACAACTATCTTTGCTGGTGAACTGGTATCTTAGAAATGCGTCTTGTTTCATTCTTTTGACATGTTTTGCATTAAAAAGCCTTGAAAAGTGCTACATTTAGAATAACAATTAGTTGGGTGGGGTAAGTCCTAGTGGTCTCCGTCATCTTACACCACGTATGGTGATGGTAGTACGCGGGTCTTTGTATGGCTGAGTATGTGTTGTAAGTTGACCAGTAATAAAGTTAATGTGACTTATTGTAAAAAAAGGTGGTCAAATGGGTTAGGCAAAACTACTCATTTTTGTACATgtcaggtttttttttataaaaataattgatgtggCGATTTTGAATACAA
Coding sequences within:
- the LOC122593158 gene encoding glutathione S-transferase TCHQD, with the protein product MQLYHHPYSLDSQKVRLALEERNIDYTSYHVNPVTGKNMDPSFFRMNPSAKVPVFQNGSHVIFDTIEIIQYIERIALVSSGSGIIKQSSKRVVEWMYKIQEWNPKFFTLSHIPEKYHIYVSKFIRRVIIARMSEAPDLAAAYHTKLKEAYETEEKLHNPQVLQRSEQHLIKLLDEVEMQLEETLYLASDEFTLADVMLVPILARLTLLGLEKTYISDRPKLAEYWMLVQTRPSYKIVIGKYYHGWRRRKTLLKTWCIIRMRCMFKRY